The following coding sequences lie in one Miscanthus floridulus cultivar M001 chromosome 9, ASM1932011v1, whole genome shotgun sequence genomic window:
- the LOC136483377 gene encoding receptor kinase-like protein Xa21, protein MSQNMFEGHIPPSLGNASNLVSLDLSQNNFTGQIPSSFGNLEALTYLNVGGNHLQARDSQSWEFIDKLSHCRSLEVLDLHANNLQGAIPNTIGNLSTNLTQLILDTNNLSGTIPTSIGNLSGLITLQLANNNLNGTIEEWSGKLKNLQKLSLETNNLTGPIPSSIGDLTQLASLTLAENKFEGLIPPSLGNLPLSELNLSYNNLKGSIPKEIFRSGTTLVKCILSYNNLQGPIPQELGNLQHVTDLEFSSNNLTGEIPSALGRCVGLLVLQMDRNFLTGNISVSLSNLKSLSMLNLSHNNLSGFIPTDLSQLEHLTQLDLSYNDLQGEIPTTGVFGNARSVSLVGNQGLCGGVSDLHMPTCPTTTTSWGRERKYYLVKILIPIFGFMSLIVLGYFFITEMKDKGAHSSSPPFGDKFLKVSYNDLAEATKNFSESNLIGRGGYGSVYRGNLMEDKLEVAVKVLDIDTQAAKKSFLSEYEALRSIRHRNIVPIITACSSVQTGGNTFKALVYGYMPNGNLDTWLHKKGDGEGPNHLSLAQRICIAVNIADALDYIHNDSGKPIIHCDVKPSNILLDYDMNARLGDFGIASFYHHSSSTTGQDAYSTSSFGVKGTIGYIGPEYAGGGRPSTCGDVYSFGVLLLEMLTGKRPTDPMFENGLSIINFVERSFPDQILQVIDASLQDECKPASTIAHQCLLSLVEVALSCTRQFPSERMTMREAANRISSIKASHVKGRDRTDSLQR, encoded by the exons ATGTCCCAAAATATGTTTGAGGGGCATATTCCACCTTCGTTAGGCAATGCTTCAAATCTAGTCTCACTAGATCTGTCACAAAATAATTTTACAGGCCAAATTCCTAGTTCTTTTGGTAATCTCGAGGCATTGACTTATCTAAACGTTGGGGGAAACCATCTCCAAGCAAGAGATAGCCAGAGCTGGGAATTTATAGACAAGCTGTCCCACTGTAGGAGTTTGGAAGTGCTCGATTTACATGCAAATAATTTACAAGGAGCTATACCAAATACAATTGGCAACCTGTCCACCAATCTAACACAACTAATATTAGATACAAATAACTTATCAGGTACAATTCCCACAAGCATAGGGAACCTCAGTGGATTGATAACACTTCAGTTAGCTAACAACAATCTGAATGGTACTATTGAAGAATGGTCCGGAAAATTAAAAAACTTACAAAAGTTATCTCTTGAGACCAATAATTTAACTGGGCCAATTCCTTCCTCTATTGGAGATCTTACTCAATTGGCATCTCTCACTCTAGCGGAAAATAAATTTGAAGGTCTTATACCTCCTAGTCTGGGGAACCTTCCTCTTTCAGAGTTGAACCTTAGTTATAACAATCTTAAGGGTTCTATTCCTAAGGAGATATTTCGTTCTGGCACCACCTTGGTCAAATGTATCTTGTCCTACAACAATTTACAAGGACCGATACCGCAAGAGCTTGGTAACCTCCAACATGTTACTGACCTTGAGTTTTCATCAAACAATCTTACTGGGGAGATTCCTAGTGCTTTGGGAAGATGTGTAGGGTTACTGGTCCTCCAAATGGACCGTAACTTTCTGACAGGAAACATTTCAGTGTCTTTGAGTAATCTAAAGAGCTTGAGCATGCTCAATCTTTCACATAACAATCTGTCAGGCTTCATCCCGACAGATTTAAGCCAGCTTGAGCATCTGACCCAACTGGATCTATCATATAATGATCTACAAGGCGAAATACCGACAACTGGAGTATTTGGAAATGCTAGGTCGGTCTCACTTGTGGGGAACCAAGGACTTTGTGGAGGAGTGTCAGATTTACATATGCCTACATGCCCTACTACTACTACCTCTTGGGGAAGAGAAAGAAAATATTATCTGGTCAAGATACTGATTCCAATATTTGGTTTCATGTCTCTAATAGTATTGGGCTATTTTTTTATAACTGAGATGAAGGATAAAGGAGCGCATTCATCATCGCCTCCTTTTGGTGATAAGTTCCTTAAAGTGTCTTACAATGATTTAGCTGAAGCCACAAAAAACTTCTCTGAATCTAACCTGATTGGAAGAGGAGGCTACGGTTCAGTATACAGAGGAAATTTAATGGAGGATAAACTGGAAGTGGCTGTGAAGGTTCTTGATATCGACACGCAGGCAGCAAAGAAAAGTTTCTTATCAGAATATGAAGCACTAAGAAGCATTCGGCATCGTAATATAGTTCCTATAATAACAGCGTGCTCGTCAGTTCAAACTGGAGGCAATACATTCAAAGCTCTAGTTTATGGATATATGCCTAATGGAAATCTGGACACATGGTTGCATAAAAAAGGAGATGGGGAAGGTCCAAACCATTTGAGCTTAGCTCAAAGAATATGCATAGCAGTTAACATAGCTGATGCTTTAGATTATATACACAATGACAGTGGGAAGCCTATTATCCATTGTGATGTGAAGCCGAGTAATATCCTCCTCGATTATGACATGAACGCTCGTCTAGGGGACTTCGGCATTGCAAGCTTCTATCATCATTCTAGTTCGACAACTGGCCAAGACGCATACAGCACAAGTTCATTTGGTGTGAAGGGAACTATAGGGTATATTGGTCCAG AGTACGCTGGAGGTGGGCGCCCATCAACATGCGGGGATGTATACAGTTTTGGAGTTTTACTTTTAGAAATGTTGACTGGGAAAAGACCAACGGACCCTATGTTTGAAAACGGACTCAGCATTATTAACTTCGTTGAGAGGAGCTTCCCAGATCAGATACTGCAAGTGATTGACGCTTCACTACAGGATGAATGCAAGCCCGCCTCAACAATAGCTCACCAATGCTTGTTGTCTCTAGTAGAAGTAGCACTGTCTTGTACACGTCAGTTCCCAAGTGAGCGGATGACCATGAGAGAAGCAGCCAACCGAATTAGTTCAATCAAGGCCTCCCACGTCAAAGGAAGAGATAGGACTGACTCATTGCAGCGCTAA
- the LOC136479191 gene encoding vegetative cell wall protein gp1-like: MSRLNRESWRCCDTSNQPPRPRPRRPRPRAVPTPPSSVCPRRPCARAARAARPPALLVPPGRLRYPRPAPGHPKPALPPGRPCPRPRSCLTPFPTPPDPDAARPLPPAPVREEPVGAESEFPSPCRSTCTALPRHCTPAMAPLA; the protein is encoded by the exons ATGTCCCGCCTGAACAGAGAAAGTTGGCGCTGTTGTGACACCT CCAACCAACCCCCGCGCccccgcccgcgccgcccccgcccccgcgccgTGCCCACGCCGCCATCGTCCGTGTGCCCGCGCCGCCCGTGCGCCCGTGCCGCCCGCGCCGCCCGACCGCCCGCGCTGCTCGTGCCGCCCGGCCGCCTGCGCTAcccgcgccctgcccccggccacCCCAAGCCGGCCCTAccccccggccggccctgcccccggccgcgctCGTGCCTGACCCCGTTCCCGACGCCGCCCGACCCTGACGCCGCCCGccccctacccccggcgcccgtcag agaagagcccgtcggagccgagtcggagttcccgtcgccgtgccgTTCTACCTGCACTGcgttgcctcgccactgcacacccgccatggccccactagcctga